The window CCGGGATGACCGGAATTGGCTTTCTGTACGGCATCCATACTGAGCGCACGAATGGCGTTGGCAAGTTCTTTACGGGACATAAATCTCTCCGTGTCAGGTTTAAAGTTTGGCCGCGAGCAGGTCTTCCAGCTTGCGCTGGTCGACGGCGAACTGGCGAATGCCGTCAGACAGTTTTTCAACCGCCATTGCGTCCTGGTTGTGTTCCCAACGGAATTCGGCTTCGGTCATTGGCGTCGGGCGATGGAACGTCTGTGAGGAGGGCACCAGCTTGCGGATCACCGGTTCTTCTTTTTCCTGCAACTGTTTCAGCAGGTCAGGGGAGATGGTCAGACGGTCGCAGCCCGTCAGCGCCAGAATCTGTTCGGTACGGCGGAAGCTGGCCCCCATCACGATGGTTTCGTAGCGGTGCTGCTTGTAATAGTCATAGATATTACGCACCGACTTGACGCCCGGATCCTCTTCCACCACGTACGGGTCCAGCGGACTGCGTGCCTGATACCAGTCATAAATACGGCCAACAAACGGCGAGATCAGATAAACCCCGGCTTCGGCGCAGGCGCGGGCCTGGGCAAAAGAGAACAGCAGCGTCAGGTTGCAGTGGATGCCCTCTTTTTCTAATTCCTCCGCCGCGCGAATACCTTCCCAGGTGGAGGCCAGCTTGATCAGAATGCGCGATTTATCGATTCCCTGCTGCTGATACAGGTCAACCAGATGACGGGCTTTCTCTATGCTTTTTTGCTTATCAAAAGAGAGGCGGGCATCGACTTCGGTGGACACGCGGCCAGGGATACTTTTCAGAATTTCCGCACCGAAATTGACCGCCAGCTTATCGCAGGCTTCCGCCACCTGCTGCTCCTGGGTTGTGCCGCGCTTTTTACCCCACTCAAGGGCGTCGTCAATCAGATGGCTGTAATGGTCAAGCCCGGCCGCTTTCAGCAGCAGCGAAGGGTTCGTGGTGGCATCTTCGGGTTGATAATGGCGGATGGACTCAATGTCGCCGCTGTCTGCCACAACGGTGGTGAATTGTTTGATGCCGTCTAACTGGTTCATAGGAAATACTCCTTGAAAAGTAAAGTGTTAGGTGAGTGCGTTGATTCACACTTCTGGAAAAAAGATGAACTGCATAACAAAAAAGCATAGCAGACGGGCATGGTATTGCTGGCGCAAGCAGGTAACATGGTTGTTATGAATTGATTACAAATTTACTCTTTCGAGTCGTAAGAGTTTGGCGACCTTCAAAGTTTGCGCCACCCAGTGCGGGGATAATGTGCGTCGCACCAGGCTGTTGCGTCTTATTTTTATCGATACGTGAAAAGGAACAACAAGATGGATGACCAGTTAAAACAAAGTGCGCTTGATTTCCACGAATTCCCTGTCCCCGGTAAAATTCAGGTTTCTCCGACCAAGCCGCTGGCGACCCAGCGCGATCTGGCGCTCGCCTACTCCCCGGGCGTGGCTGCCCCCTGTCTGGAAATTGAAAAAGATCCGCTGGCTGCTTACAAATACACCGCCCGCGGTAATCTGGTGGCGGTGATCTCCAACGGTACGGCGGTGCTGGGCTTAGGCAACATCGGCGCGCTGGCCGGTAAGCCGGTGATGGAAGGCAAAGGCGTGCTGTTTAAAAAATTCGCGGGTATCGACGTGTTCGATATTGAAGTGGATGAGCTCGATCCGGACAAGTTTATCAACGTGGTGGCGGCGCTGGAGCCGACGTTTGGCGGCGTTAACCTTGAAGATATTAAGGCGCCGGAGTGCTTCTATATCGAGCAGCAGCTGCGTGAACGGATGAACATTCCGGTATTTCACGATGACCAGCACGGCACCGCCATCATCAGCACCGCCGCCATACTGAACGGCCTGCGGGTGGTGGAAAAGAACATCTCCGACGTGCGGATGGTGGTTTCCGGCGCCGGGGCGGCGGCAATCGCCTGTATGAACCTGCTGGTGGCGCTGGGGATGCAGAAACACAACATTGTGGTCTGCGACTCCAAAGGCGTTATCTACAAAGGCCGCGAGCCGAACATGGCGGAAACCAAAGCGGCGTATGCGGTGGAAGATGACGGCAGGCGCACGCTGGCCGAGGTGATTGACGGCGCGGATATTTTCCTCGGCTGTTCAGGCCCGAAAGTGCTGACCCAGGAGATGGTCAAGAAGATGGCCCGTGCGCCGATGATTCTGGCGCTGGCGAACCCGGAGCCGGAAATTCTGCCGCCGCTGGCGAAAGAGGTCCGCCCGGACGCGATTATCTGTACCGGACGCTCGGACTACCCGAACCAGGTCAACAACGTGCTGTGCTTCCCGTTCATCTTCCGTGGCGCGCTGGACGTCGGCGCGACGGCGATCAACGAAGAGATGAAGCTGGCGGCGGTGCACGCTATTGCCGAGCTGGCCCATGCCGAACAGAGCGAAGTGGTGGCGTCGGCCTATGGCGATCAGGATCTGAGCTTTGGTCCGGACTACATTATTCCGAAACCGTTCGATCCGCGCCTGATCGTCAAAATCGCTCCGGCGGTTGCCAAAGCGGCGATGGACTCCGGCGTGGCGAAACGTCCGATCGCCGACTTTGACGTCTATATCGACAAGCTGACCGAGTTTGTCTACAAAACCAATCTGTTCATGAAGCCGATCTTCTCGCAGGCGCGCAAAGAGCCGAAGCGCGTGGTGCTGCCGGAAGGGGAAGAGGCGCGCGTGCTGCACGCCACCCAGGAGTTGATTACGCTCGGGCTGGCGAAGCCCATTCTGATTGGTCGTCCGAGCGTGATCGAAATGCGGATCCAGAAACTCGGATTACAGATTAAAGCGGGCGTCGATTTTGAGATCGTCAACAACGAGTCCGATCCGCGCTTCAAAGAGTACTGGAGCGAGTATTACCAGATCATGAAGCGTCGCGGTATTACCCAGGAGCAGGCGCAGCGGGCGATGATCGGCAATCACACGGCTATCGGCGCGATTATGGTACAGCGCGGCGAAGCCGACGCGATGATCTGTGGCACCATCGGCGACTACCATGAGCATTTCAGCGTGGTGAAAGAGGTGTTCGGCTACCGTGAGGGCGTCCACGCGGCGGGGGCGATGAACGCGCTGCTGCTGCCAAGCGGCAACACCTTTATTGCCGATACCTACGTCAATGACGACCCGACGCCGGAAGAGCTGGCGGAAATCACTCTTATGGCGGCGGAGTCGGTGCGCCGTTTCGGTATTGAACCGCGGGTAGCGCTGCTGTCGCATTCCAACTTTGGTTCGTCGAACGCGCCGGCCGCCAGCAAAATGCGCGAAGCGCTGGCGCTGATTAAACAGCGTGCGCCGGAACTGATGATCGATGGCGAAATGCACGGCGACGCCGCGCTGGTGGAAAGCATTCGTCAGGACCGGATGCCGGACAGCCCGCTGAAGGGATCTGCCAATATTCTGGTGATGCCGAACATGGAAGCGGCGCGTATTAGTTACAACTTACTACGCGTCTCCAGCTCCGAAGGCGTAACGGTCGGGCCGGTATTAATGGGCGTGGCAAAACCGGTACATGTATTAACGCCGATCGCCTCCGTTCGCCGCATCGTAAATATGGTGGCGCTGGCCGTTGTGGAAGCGCAGACGCAGCCGCTGTAATAATGCATTAATTCACTCCTGCGCGGGGTTCTCCCGCGCATTTAAATAATCGCCTTTTCTTAGTGATCCACTTCACCTTTTAAATCACCTTGCCGAATTTTGTTATTTACCCTGACAAAAAATTGTCACGATAAGTCCAGTTTTTACATGGGCGGCGGCAATGAATAAAGAACGCATCATTCAGGAATTTGTGCCGGGTAAACAGGTCACGCTGGCGCATCTTATTGCGCATCCGGGCGAAGAGCTGGCGAAAAAAATCGGCGTACCCGAAGCGGGGGCCATCGGCATTATGACCCTGACCCCCGGTGAAACCGCGATGATTGCTGGCGATCTGGCGATGAAAGCCGCGGATGTCCATATCGGTTTTCTCGATCGGTTCAGCGGGGCGCTGGTGATTTACGGCTCCGTCGGCGCGGTGGAGGAGGCCTTATTGCAGACGGTCAGCGGTCTTGGACGCTTATTAAATTTCACGTTATGCGAGCTGACCAAAAACTAATTCGGAGAGCCTATGAAGCGTATTGCGTTTGTGGGTACGGTTGGCGCGGGAAAAACCACGCTTTTTAATGCCCTGCAAGGCAATTACTCCCTCGCCAGAAAAACGCAGGCCGTGGAATTTAATGCTAATGGCGACATTGATACACCAGGGGAATATTTCAGCCATCCCCGCTGGTATCACGCCTTAATTAGCACGCTGCAGGATATCGACACGCTGATTTACGTCCATGCGGCAAATGATAAAGAAAGTCGCTTACCCGCCGGGCTATTGGATATTGGCGCCAGTAAACGACATATCGCGGTGATCAGCAAAACGGATATGCCGGATGCCGATCTCCCCGCCACGCAGGAGCTACTGCGCGCAATGGGCTTTCAGGAGCCGATTTTTGCGCTTAATAACCGTGACCCGCGCAGCGTACAGCAGCTGGTGGACTATCTGACCAGGCTTAGCCAAAAGGAGGAAGGGGCAGGTGAAAAAACTCATCACAGCTAACGACATACGTGCGGCACACGCACGCGGTGAACAGGAGATGTCGGTGGTCCTGCGCGCCAGCATCATTACCCCGGAAGCGCGTGAGGTCGCGGAGCTACTGGGGGTGACGATAAGCGAAACCGACGATGCCGCGCCTGCGGCGTCCTGTGCGGAGACGGGAAAATCCGACATCCAGCGTATCCGGGAAACCATCATCGCTCAGCTACCGGAAGGTCAGTTCACTGAAAGCCTGGTTGCCCAACTGATGGAGAAAGTGCTGAAGGAAAAACAGACCCTGGAGCAGGGCGAGATGCAGCCGGGCTTTAAATCGGTGACCGGCAAAGGCGGGATCAAAGTTGTTGACGGCAGCAGCGTTAAATTTGGCCGCTTTGATGGCGCCGAACCGCACTGTGTGGGCTTAACCGACCTGGTGACGGAACAGGATGGCAGCAGCATGGCCGCCGGGTTTATGCAGTGGGATAACGCCTTCTTCCCGTGGACGCTGAACTACGACGAAATCGATATGGTGCTGGAAGGCGAACTGCACGTGCGCCATCAGGGCGAAACGATGATCGCCAAAGCGGGCGACGTGATGTTTATTCCGAAAGGCTCCAGCATTGAATTCGGCACGCCGTCGACCGTGCGCTTTCTGTACGTGGCGTGGCCTGCGAACTGGCAATCGGTATGAACGATTTCATCACCGAAGCGTGGCTCAGAGCGAACCACACGCTCAGCGAAGGGGCGGAAATTCATCTTCCCGCTGACGCCCGCCTGACGCCATCGGCCCGCGAACTGCTGGAAAGCCGCCGCCTGCGCATCAAATTTCTCGATGAGCAGGGGCGCTTGTTTGTTGACGATGAACGCCAGCAGCCGCAGCCGGTACACGGGCTGACCAGCAGCGACAGCCATCCGCAGGCCTGCTGCGAATTGTGTCGCCAGCCGGTGACGGAAAAGCCCGATACGCTGACCCATCTGACCGCCGACAAAATGGTCGCTAAAAGCGATCCGCGCCTTGGCTTTCGCGCCGCGCTGGACAGCACCATCGCGCTCACCGTCTGGCTGCAAACCGAACTGGCGGAACCGTGGCAGCCGTGGCTGGCGGATATCCGCTCGCGCCTTGGCAATATTATGCGCGCCGACGCGATGGACGAACCGCTGGCGGCGCAGGCGATGGTCGGTCTTAACGAAGATGAGCTGCACCGCCTGTCCCATCAGCCGCTGCGCTATCTTGGACACGATCATCTGGTGCCGGAAGCCCGCTACGGTCGCGATGCCGCGCTGCTCAATCTGCTGCGCGCCAGAGTGCGCGAAACGGAAACCGTTGCCGCACAGGTGTTTATCAGCCGCAGCTTCGAGGTTCTGCGCCCGGACATTATGCAGGCGCTGAACCGCCTCTCCAGCGCGGTCTACGTGATGATGATTCTGTCGGTGGCGAAGCAGCCGCTCAGCGTCAGCGAGATCCAACAGCGACTGGGAGGTGAACGATGATTATCGAACGCGCCCGCCAGCTGGCTTTACGCGCGCCAGCCAGCGTGGTTTTCCCGGATGCCCTGGACGAAAGGGTGCTGAAAGCGGCGCACTACCTGCAACAGCAGGGACTGGCCCGTCCGGTGCTGGTCGCCAGTCCGTTCGTCCTGCGGCAGTTCGCCCTGAGCCACCGCGTGGCGCTGGACGGCATTCAGGTTATCGATCCGCAGAGCAATCTCGCCCTGCGTGAAGCGTTTGCCCGGCGCTGGCTGGCGAGAGCGGGTGAGAAAACGCCAGTGGATGCGGTAGAGAAACTCTGCGATCCGCTGATGTTTGCCGCGGCGATGGTCAGCGCGGGTCACGCTGACGTCTGTATCGCCGGAAACCTTTCTTCTACCGCCAGCGTACTGCGCGCCGGGTTACGCATTATCGGCCTTCAGCCCGGCTGTAAAACGCTGTCATCAATCTTCCTGATGCTGCCGCAGTACGTCGGACCGGCGTTAGGGTTCGCCGACTGTAGCGTGGTGCCGCAGCCCACCGCGGCGCAGCTGGCGGACATTGCCATTGCCAGCGCGGAGAGCTGGCGTGCGATAACCGGTGAAGAGCCGCGGGTGGCGATGCTGTCGTTCTCCAGCCACGGCAGCGCCCGTCACCTGAACGTCGCCAGCGTGCAGCAGGCCACGGAGATGGTGCGTGAACGCGCCCCCGCGCTGCTGGTGGACGGCGAACTGCAATTTGACGCCGCTTTTGTGCCGGAAGTCGCCGCGCAAAAAGCGCCCGCCAGTCCGCTGCGCGGCAATTCCAACGTGATGGTTTTTCCGTCGCTGGAGGCGGGAAATATCGGCTACAAAATCGCCCAGCGTCTGGGGGGATACCGCGCCGTCGGGCCGCTGATTCAGGGGCTGGCCGCGCCGCTGCACGACCTTTCCCGGGGCTGTAGCGTACAGGAAATTATCGAACTGGCGTTGGTGGCAGCAGTGCCGCGCCAGACTGACGCGAGCCGCCAGCGCGACTCGCAAACCCTGGTTGTATAAACGGTCCCGTTCTGGACCCATGAGAGGAAAACACGATGGAAGCTTTAGGAATGATTGAAACCCGGGGCCTGGTTGCACTGATTGAGGCCTCTGATGCGATGGTGAAAGCCGCCCGCGTGAAGCTGGTCGGTGTGAAACAGATTGGCGGCGGTCTGGTGACCGCGATGGTGCGCGGCGATGTCGCGGCCTGCAAAGCCGCAACGGACGCGGGTGCCGCCGCCGCGCAGCGGATCGGCGAACTGGTCTCTGTACATGTGATCCCGCGCCCGCACGGCGATCTGGAAGAGGTGTTCCCGATCAGCTTCAAAGGCGACGGCAATATCTAAGCGGGGCGCAGGGTGCCGGATGGCGCTGCGCTTATCCGGCCTACAAAATTCAATCCCGTAGGCCGGATAAGGCGCGAAGCGCCGCCATCCGGCAAGTAAGGAGGCGGGTATGAAACTGGCAGTCGTCACAGGACAGATCGTCTGTACCGTCCGCCATCCGGGACTGGCGCACGACAAGCTGCTGATGGTCGAGATGATCGATGCCGCAGGCAGGCCCGACGGGCAGTGCGCCGTCGCCATCGACAGCATCGGGGCAGGAACCGGCGAGTGGGTGCTGCTGGTCAGCGGCAGCTCAGCGCGCCAGGCGCACCGCAGCGAGGCGTCGCCGGTCGACCTGTGCGTTATTGGCATCGTCGATGAGGTCGTGGCTGGCGGTCAGGTGATTTTCCATAAATAGGACTGAACATCATGAATCAACAGGATATTGAACAGGTGGTGAAAGCGGTGCTGCTGAAAATGCAGGGCAGCGCGCAGCCGGTGGCCGCCGTTCATGAACCGGGCGTCTTTGCCTCCCTGGATGATGCGGTGGCAGCCGCAAAGGTCGCCCAGCAGGGGCTGAAAAGCGTGGCGATGCGCCAGCTGGCTATTCACGCCATTCGTGAGGCGGGTGAAAAACATGCCCGGGAATTAGCGGAGCTTGCCGTCAAAGAAACCGGCATGGGCCGCGTAGAAGATAAATATGCCAAAAACGTCGCCCAGGCGCGCGGTACGCCGGGCGTGGAGTGCCTGTCGCCACAGGCGCTGACCGGCGATAACGGCCTGACGTTAATCGAAAATGCACCGTGGGGCGTGGTGGCGTCGGTCACGCCGTCCACCAATCCGGCGGCGACAGTGATTAATAACGCCATCAGCCTGATTGCTGCCGGCAACAGCGTGGTGTTTGCTCCCCATCCGGCGGCGAAAGGTGTTTCACAACGCGCCATCACCCTGCTTAACCAGGCGGTAGTCGCCGCTGGTGGGCCGGAAAACCTGCTGGTGACGGTGGCGAATCCGGATATCGAAACCGCCCAGCGGCTGTTTAAGTACCCCGGCATCGGGTTACTGGTGGTTACCGGCGGCGAAGCGGTCGTGGAAGCGGCGCGTAAACACACCAACAAACGGCTGATCGCCGCAGGCGCCGGGAATCCGCCGGTGGTGGTGGATGAAACCGCCGATCTGGCGCGCGCCGCCCGCTCCATCGTCAAAGGCGCATCGTTTGATAACAACATTATCTGCGCCGACGAAAAGGTACTGATTGTCGTCGACAGCGTCGCCGACGAACTGATGCGCCTGATGGAAGGCGAGCAGGCGGTGAGGCTGACCGCCGCACAGGCTGAACAGCTCCAGCCAGTGCTGCTGAAAAATATCGACGAACGCGGCAAGGGGGTGGTCAGCCGCGACTGGGTGGGCCGCGATGCCGCCAAAATCGCCGCCGCCATCGGCCTGACCGTACCGGAAAAGACGCGGCTGCTGTTTGTCGAAACCCCGGCTGCGCACCCGTTCGCGGTTACCGAACTGATGATGCCGGTGCTGCCGGTGGTGCGGGTCGCAAACGTCGACGAAGCCATTGCGCTGGCGGTTCAACTGGAAGATGGCTGCCACCATACCGCGGCGATGCACTCGCGCAATATCGACAATATGAACCAGATGGCGAACGCCATTGATACCAGCATCTTTGTGAAAAACGGACTGTGCATTGCCGGGCTGGGGCTGGGCGGCGAAGGCTGGACCACCATGACCATCACCACGCCGACCGGCGAAGGGGTTACCAGCGCGCGCACCTTTGTCCGTCTGCGCCGCTGTGTGCTGGTGGATGCCTTCAGGATTGTATAAGGGATAACGCATGGCGCACGACGAACAACGCTGGCTGACGCCGCGGCTGCAAAAGGCCGCGGAGCTGTGCAATCAAACGCCCGCCGCGAGCGATGCTCCGCTGTGGCTGGGGGTGGATCTGGGCACCTGCGACGTGGTGTCGATGGTGGTTGACGCCGACGCGCAGCCGGTGGCGGTCTGTCTCGACTGGGCCGACGTCGTGCGCGACGGCATCGTCTGGGATTTCTTTGGCGCCGTCACCATCGTGCGCCGCCATCTTGACGCGCTTGAGCAGCAGCTTGGCTGTCGTTTCACCCATGCGGCGACCTCGTTCCCGCCGGGCACCGATCCGCGTATTTCGGTCAATGTGCTGGAGTCCGCCGGGCTGGAAGTGAGCCATGTACTGGACGAACCAACCGCGGTAGCGGATCTGCTGCAACTTGATAACGCCGGGGTAGTGGATATCGGCGGCGGCACCACCGGCATCGCCATTGTTAAGCAGGGCAACGTGACCAGCTCCGCCGATGAGGCCACCGGCGGGCATCACATTTCGCTGACCCTTGCCGGCAACCGTCGTATCCCGCTGGAAGAGGCGGAGCAGTACAAGCGCAGCCATGCGCAGGAGATCTGGCCGGTGGTGAAGCCGGTATACGAAAAAATGGCGGAAATTGTCGCCCGCCATATCGAAGGGCAGGGGATTCACGATCTGTGGCTGGCGGGCGGTTCCTGTATGCAGCCGGGCGTCGACGATCTGTTTCGTCAGCGCTTCCCGGCATTACGGGTGCATCTGCCGCGGCACAGCCTGTTTATGACGCCGCTGGCGATCGCCAACAGCGGGAAAGAGAAAGCGGAGGGAATCTATGCAAGCTGATTTGCAGACGGCGCTGTTTCAGGCATTCGATACCCTGAATCTGCAACGGGTGAAAAGCTTCAGCGTACCGCCGGTCACCCTGTGCGGCGCTGGCGCGCTCAGCGCCTGCGGGCAGGAAGCGCAGGCGCGAGGATTAAGCCATCTGTTCGTGATGGTCGACAGCTTTCTGCATCAGTCGGGGATGACCGCGCCGTTAGAACGCAGCCTGGCGATGAAAGGCGTGGCGATGACGCTCTGGCCCTGTCCGCCGGGCGAGCCGTGCATTACCGACGTTTGCGCGGCGGTCGCACAGCTGCGCGCGGCGGAATGCGATGGTGTGGTGGCGTTTGGCGGCGGGTCGGTGCTGGATGCGGCAAAAGCGGTTGCGCTGCTGGTGACCAATCCTGACCAGACGCTGACGGAGATGAACGAACACAGCGCGCTGCGCCCGCGTCTGCCGCTGATCGCGGTGCCGACCACCGCCGGAACCGGTTCGGAAACCACCAGCGTGACGGTGATTATTGATGCGGTGAGCGGGCGCAAGCAGGTGCTGGCGCACGCTTCCCTGATGCCGGATCTGGCGATTCTTGACGCCGTGCTGACGGAAGGTGTTCCGCCTCAGGTTACGGCGATGACCGGCATCGACGCGCTGACCCATGCGGTGGAGGCCTACAGCGCGCTTAACGCCACGCCGTTTACCGACAGCCTGGCAATTGGCGCGATTGCGATGATCGGCAGGTCGTTGCCGAAAGCGGTGGGCAACGGACATGACCTTACCGCGCGCGAAAGTATGCTGCTCGCGTCTTGTATGGCGGGAATGGCCTTTTCCAGCGCCGGGCTGGGGCTGTGCCATGCGATGGCGCATCAGCCGGGGGCGACGCTGCATATTCCCCACGGCCAGGCGAACGCCATGCTGTTGCCAACGGTGATGGGTTTTAACCGGATGGTGTGTCGCGAACGCTTCAGCCAGATTGGACGCGCGTTAACCAACCGGAAAGCTGACGATCGCGACGCTATCGCTGCGGTAAGCGAGCTGATCGCGGAAGTTGGTCTGACAAAGCGTCTCAGTGACGCGGGGGCCGCGGCTGCGCATTTTAGCGGCTGGGCGCAGGGGGCGCTGGAGGATATTTGTCTGCGCGGCAATCCACGCACCGCCACGCAGGAGCAGATTATCGATCTGTACGCGGCGGCACAATAACGCATACCAGGCAGACACCTGGCTAATGGAGAAAAGGCTATGGGAATTAACGAAATCATCATGTACATCATGATGTTCTTTATGCTGATTGCCGCCGTGGACAGGATCCTGTCGCAGTTTGGCGGTTCGGCGCGCTTCCTCGGCAGATTCGGCAAAAGCATCGAGGGTTCCGGCGGCCAGTTTGAAGAGGGCTTTATGGCAATGGGCGCGCTGGGGCTGGCGATGGTCGGGATGACCGCGCTGGCGCCGGTGTTAGCCAAACTGCTCGGGCCGGTGATTATTCCGCTGTATGAAATGCTCGGCGCTAACCCGTCGATGTTCGCCGGTACGCTGCTGGCCTGCGATATGGGCGGCTTCTTCCTCGCCAAAGAGCTGGCGGGCGGCGATGTGGCGGCGTGGCTATACTCAGGGTTAATTCTCGGCGCGATGATGGGCCCGACGATCGTCTTTTCTATCCCGGTCGCGCTGGGGATCATCGAACCCTCCGACCGCCGTTATCTGGCGCTCGGCGTACTGGCGGGCATTGTGACCATTCCCATCGGCTGCATCGCCGGGGGGCTGGTGGCAATGTACTCCGGCGTTGAGATTAACGGCCAGCCGGTGGAGTTCACCTTCGCCCTGATCCTGATGAACATGATCCCGGTGATCATCGTGGCGGTGCTGGTGGCGCTGGGGCTGAAATTCATCCCGGAAAAAATGATCAACGGCTTCCAGATCTTCGCCAAATTTCTTGTGGCGCTGATCACCATCGGTCTGGCGGCGGCAGTAATCAAGTTCCTGCTGGGCTGGGATCTGATCCCGGGGCTTGACCCGATCTTCATGGCTCCGGGCGACCAGCCGGGTCAGGTGATGCGCGCTATTGAGGTGATCGGATCTATTTCCTGCGTGCTGCTTGGCGCCTATCCGATGGTGCTGCTGCTGACCCGCTGGTTTGAAAAGCCGCTGATGCGCGTCGGCAGTCTGCTGAAAATCAATAACATGGCGGCAGGCGGTATGGTGGCGACGCTGGCCAACAACATTCCGATGTTCGGCATGATGAAGCAGATGGACACCCGCGGCAAAGTGATCAACTGCGCCTTCGCCGTCTCCGCCGCCTTTGCGCTGGGCGACCACCTGGGCTTCGCGGCGGCCAATATGAACGCCATGATCTTCCCAATGATTGTCGGCAAGCTTATCGGCGGCGTTACGGCGATTGGCGTGGCGATGATGCTGGTGCCGAAAGATGAAAACGTCCCGGCGCAAGCCGAAGCGGAGGCGCAATCGTGAACACTCGCCAGCTACTGAGCGTCGGTATCGATATTGGCACCACCACCACTCAGGTGATCTTCTCGCGTCTGGAGCTGGTCAACCGTGCGGCGGTGTCGCAGGTGCCTCGTTACGAATTCATCAAACGCGAAATTAGCTGGCAAAGCCCGGTCTTCTTTACACCTGTCGATAAGCAGGGCGGCTTACAAGAGACGGAACTCAAGTCGTTGATTCTTGCCCAGTATCAGGCGGCGGGCATTACGCCTGAATCGGTGGATTCCGGGGCGATTATCATCACCGGCGAAAGCGCGAAAACCCGTAATGCGCGTCCGGCGGTGCTGGCGCTCTCGCAGTCGCTCGGCGATTTTGTCGTCGCCAGCGCCGGACCGCATCTGGAATCGGTGATTGCCGGGCACGGCGCCGGGGCGCAAACACTCTCTGAGCAGCGGATGTGCCGGGTGCTGAATATCGACATCGGCGGCGGCACCTCCAACTATGCGCTGTTTGACGCCGGAAAGGTCAGCGGCACCGCCTGCCTGAACGTCGGCGGCCGCCTGCTGGAAACCGACGGCCAGGGACGCGTGGTGTACGCCCATCAGCCGGGGAAAAAAATCGTTGCCGCGCTGTTCGGCGAGGGGACCGACCCGCGTGCGCTTTCTGCCGCACAGTTAGCCCGGGTGGCGCAGCAGATGGCGGAACTGATTGTGGAAATCGTCGAAGGCGCGCCGTCAGCGCTGGCGCAGGAGCTGATGCAAACCGCGCTGCTGCCTGCGGGAGCGAAGCCGGAGGTGATCACCCTTTCCGGCGGCGTGGGCGAATGCTACCGC is drawn from Citrobacter rodentium NBRC 105723 = DSM 16636 and contains these coding sequences:
- the eutA gene encoding ethanolamine ammonia-lyase reactivating factor EutA; this encodes MNTRQLLSVGIDIGTTTTQVIFSRLELVNRAAVSQVPRYEFIKREISWQSPVFFTPVDKQGGLQETELKSLILAQYQAAGITPESVDSGAIIITGESAKTRNARPAVLALSQSLGDFVVASAGPHLESVIAGHGAGAQTLSEQRMCRVLNIDIGGGTSNYALFDAGKVSGTACLNVGGRLLETDGQGRVVYAHQPGKKIVAALFGEGTDPRALSAAQLARVAQQMAELIVEIVEGAPSALAQELMQTALLPAGAKPEVITLSGGVGECYRHLPADPFCFNDIGPLLATALHEHPRLREMRVQFPAQTVRATVIGAGAHTLSLSGSTIWLEGVQLPLRNLPVAIPQEEGDLATAWQQALLQLDLDPQTDAYVLALPASLPVRYAALLSVIDALTAFVARFPNPHPLLVVAGQDFGKALGMLLRPQLQQLPLAVIDEVIVRAGDYIDIGTPLFGGSVVPVTVKSLAFPS
- the eutN gene encoding ethanolamine utilization microcompartment protein EutN, with product MKLAVVTGQIVCTVRHPGLAHDKLLMVEMIDAAGRPDGQCAVAIDSIGAGTGEWVLLVSGSSARQAHRSEASPVDLCVIGIVDEVVAGGQVIFHK
- the eutH gene encoding ethanolamine utilization protein EutH, encoding MGINEIIMYIMMFFMLIAAVDRILSQFGGSARFLGRFGKSIEGSGGQFEEGFMAMGALGLAMVGMTALAPVLAKLLGPVIIPLYEMLGANPSMFAGTLLACDMGGFFLAKELAGGDVAAWLYSGLILGAMMGPTIVFSIPVALGIIEPSDRRYLALGVLAGIVTIPIGCIAGGLVAMYSGVEINGQPVEFTFALILMNMIPVIIVAVLVALGLKFIPEKMINGFQIFAKFLVALITIGLAAAVIKFLLGWDLIPGLDPIFMAPGDQPGQVMRAIEVIGSISCVLLGAYPMVLLLTRWFEKPLMRVGSLLKINNMAAGGMVATLANNIPMFGMMKQMDTRGKVINCAFAVSAAFALGDHLGFAAANMNAMIFPMIVGKLIGGVTAIGVAMMLVPKDENVPAQAEAEAQS
- the eutM gene encoding ethanolamine utilization microcompartment protein EutM; the protein is MEALGMIETRGLVALIEASDAMVKAARVKLVGVKQIGGGLVTAMVRGDVAACKAATDAGAAAAQRIGELVSVHVIPRPHGDLEEVFPISFKGDGNI
- the eutJ gene encoding ethanolamine utilization protein EutJ, which gives rise to MAHDEQRWLTPRLQKAAELCNQTPAASDAPLWLGVDLGTCDVVSMVVDADAQPVAVCLDWADVVRDGIVWDFFGAVTIVRRHLDALEQQLGCRFTHAATSFPPGTDPRISVNVLESAGLEVSHVLDEPTAVADLLQLDNAGVVDIGGGTTGIAIVKQGNVTSSADEATGGHHISLTLAGNRRIPLEEAEQYKRSHAQEIWPVVKPVYEKMAEIVARHIEGQGIHDLWLAGGSCMQPGVDDLFRQRFPALRVHLPRHSLFMTPLAIANSGKEKAEGIYAS
- the eutG gene encoding ethanolamine utilization ethanol dehydrogenase EutG; the protein is MQADLQTALFQAFDTLNLQRVKSFSVPPVTLCGAGALSACGQEAQARGLSHLFVMVDSFLHQSGMTAPLERSLAMKGVAMTLWPCPPGEPCITDVCAAVAQLRAAECDGVVAFGGGSVLDAAKAVALLVTNPDQTLTEMNEHSALRPRLPLIAVPTTAGTGSETTSVTVIIDAVSGRKQVLAHASLMPDLAILDAVLTEGVPPQVTAMTGIDALTHAVEAYSALNATPFTDSLAIGAIAMIGRSLPKAVGNGHDLTARESMLLASCMAGMAFSSAGLGLCHAMAHQPGATLHIPHGQANAMLLPTVMGFNRMVCRERFSQIGRALTNRKADDRDAIAAVSELIAEVGLTKRLSDAGAAAAHFSGWAQGALEDICLRGNPRTATQEQIIDLYAAAQ
- a CDS encoding aldehyde dehydrogenase family protein, giving the protein MNQQDIEQVVKAVLLKMQGSAQPVAAVHEPGVFASLDDAVAAAKVAQQGLKSVAMRQLAIHAIREAGEKHARELAELAVKETGMGRVEDKYAKNVAQARGTPGVECLSPQALTGDNGLTLIENAPWGVVASVTPSTNPAATVINNAISLIAAGNSVVFAPHPAAKGVSQRAITLLNQAVVAAGGPENLLVTVANPDIETAQRLFKYPGIGLLVVTGGEAVVEAARKHTNKRLIAAGAGNPPVVVDETADLARAARSIVKGASFDNNIICADEKVLIVVDSVADELMRLMEGEQAVRLTAAQAEQLQPVLLKNIDERGKGVVSRDWVGRDAAKIAAAIGLTVPEKTRLLFVETPAAHPFAVTELMMPVLPVVRVANVDEAIALAVQLEDGCHHTAAMHSRNIDNMNQMANAIDTSIFVKNGLCIAGLGLGGEGWTTMTITTPTGEGVTSARTFVRLRRCVLVDAFRIV